A genomic stretch from Coregonus clupeaformis isolate EN_2021a chromosome 23, ASM2061545v1, whole genome shotgun sequence includes:
- the LOC121556311 gene encoding cytoplasmic protein NCK2-like, translating into MTEEVTVVAKWDYTAQQDQELDIRKNERLTLLDDSKTWWRVRNASNQTGYVPSNYVERKNSLVKKASLVKNLKDTLGLGKGRRKQSARDASPTPSTDAEYPSNGSGGGGGAERIYDLTILAVVKFSYMAEREDELTLAKGSRVTVMEKCSDGWWRGSQGGRVGWFPSNYVLEDPAEREGEGGGGGRDSPGYPGQGRGATMTNGRAVGGGGRGGDGSGALHLVQTIYPFSSVTEEELNFEKGEVMEVVEKPENDPEWWRCRNAQGLLGLVPKNYVLVLNDADGPPGLPALPLSPPGSPQIRYVGPAHVGKFAGRDWYYGGVTRHQAELVLNERGEEGDFLIRDSESSPSDFSVSLKAPGKNKHFKVQCSEGVYCIGQRRFSSIDELVEHYKKAPIFTSQHGDKLYLVKPLL; encoded by the exons ATGACGGAGGAGGTGACAGTTGTAGCCAAGTGGGACTACACGGCCCAGCAGGACCAGGAACTTGACATCCGGAAGAACGAGCGGCTCACCTTGCTGGACGACAGCAAGACGTGGTGGAGGGTGAGGAACGCCTCCAACCAGACAGGCTACGTCCCCTCTAACTACGTGGAACGCAAGAACAGCCTTGTGAAGAAGGCATCGCTGGTCAAGAACCTCAAAGACACACTGG GACTGGGTAAGGGCAGAAGGAAGCAGAGTGCCCGTGATGCCTCCCCCACACCCAGCACGGACGCAGAGTACCCCTCCAATGGGAGTGGGGGAGGAGGTGGTGCCGAGCGCATCTACGACCTCACCATCCTGGCCGTTGTCAAGTTCTCGTACATGGCGGAGCGCGAGGATGAGCTGACCCTAGCCAAGGGGTCCCGGGTCACGGTGATGGAGAAGTGCAGTGACGGCTGGTGGCGGGGCAGCCAGGGGGGTCGCGTGGGCTGGTTCCCCTCCAACTACGTCCTGGAGGACCccgcagagagagagggtgagggaggtggaggaggaagggacTCCCCAGGTTATCCAGGGCAGGGCAGGGGGGCCACGATGACCAACGGGCGGGCGGTAGGTGGTGGCGGCCGGGGTGGAGATGGAAGTGGTGCGCTCCACCTGGTCCAGACTATTTACCCGTTCAGCTCAGTGACGGAGGAGGAGCTGAACTTTGAGAAGGGAGAGGTGATGGAGGTGGTGGAGAAACCAGAGAATGACCCAGAGTGGTGGCGCTGCCGGAACGCCCAAGGCCTGCTGGGCCTGGTGCCTAAGAACTACGTGCTGGTGCTGAATGATGCTGACGGGCCTCCCGGGCTCCCCGCCCTGCCGCTGTCGCCCCCCGGCTCCCCACAGATCCGCTACGTGGGGCCGGCGCACGTGGGCAAGTTTGCAGGCAGGGACTGGTACTACGGAGGGGTGACCAGACACCAGGCAGAGCTGGTCCTCaacgagaggggagaggagggggacttCCTCATACGGGACAGCGAGTCATCG ccCAGTgatttctctgtgtctctgaagGCGCCTGGGAAGAACAAGCACTTCAAGGTGCAGTGTTCAGAGGGGGTCTACTGTATTGGCCAGCGCAGGTTCAGCTCAATTGATGAACTGGTGGAACACTACAAGAAAGCCCCCATCTTCACCAGCCAACACGGAGACAAGCTCTACCTGGTCAAACCGCTGCTGTGA